A window of the Jatrophihabitans sp. genome harbors these coding sequences:
- a CDS encoding RraA family protein — protein sequence MVGQELEQRFAGLTTAHLADACVRTQVPVRCAPAGMKAVVAGDRLAGRVLPARHVGSVDIFLEALERATPGQVLVVDDGGRLDASCVGDLVVLEAASAGLAGVVIWGLHRDTVDITAIGLPVFSLGAIPTGPLSPGVRAPNALESAEVGEWTVGPDDLVLGDEDGVLFVPLSRAEDVFVVAEAIRDTERGQADQMRGGRSLREQVGFGDYLAAREQNPALTFREHLRAVRGAIEE from the coding sequence ATGGTTGGGCAAGAGCTTGAGCAGCGGTTCGCGGGCTTGACCACCGCCCATCTGGCTGACGCGTGTGTGCGCACTCAGGTGCCGGTGCGGTGCGCGCCCGCCGGGATGAAGGCCGTGGTGGCCGGTGACCGGCTCGCCGGCCGGGTGCTGCCTGCCCGGCACGTCGGCAGCGTCGACATCTTCCTGGAGGCGCTGGAGAGGGCTACGCCGGGGCAGGTGCTGGTGGTCGATGACGGCGGCCGCCTTGACGCCTCGTGCGTCGGCGACCTGGTGGTGCTCGAGGCGGCCTCGGCGGGCCTGGCAGGCGTGGTGATCTGGGGGCTGCACCGTGACACCGTCGACATCACGGCCATCGGCTTGCCGGTCTTCAGCCTGGGTGCGATCCCGACCGGGCCGTTGAGCCCGGGCGTCCGGGCGCCGAACGCCCTGGAGTCGGCCGAAGTCGGCGAGTGGACCGTGGGCCCGGACGATCTCGTGCTGGGCGATGAGGACGGCGTGCTGTTCGTTCCGCTCAGCCGGGCTGAGGACGTCTTCGTCGTCGCTGAAGCGATCCGTGACACCGAGCGTGGCCAGGCCGACCAGATGCGCGGCGGCCGCTCGCTGCGCGAGCAGGTGGGGTTCGGTGACTACCTCGCCGCACGCGAGCAGAACCCCGCGCTCACGTTCCGGGAGCACCTGCGCGCCGTGCGCGGCGCTATCGAAGAGTGA
- the def gene encoding peptide deformylase: MSGRARPVVIVGNPVLHAPAAQVTEFDQALAALIEDMFATMYVAEGVGLAATQIGVGLAVFVYDCHDHEDVQHKGHLVNPRVIATAGPEDKSDEGCLSVPGPYAPVARPFQVTVAGQDLRGEPSVVTGTGFLARCLMHETEHLAGTLYIDHLNRRRRNRLLQEIEPFPWNGPLPEVLPS, encoded by the coding sequence ATGTCAGGTCGCGCCCGCCCAGTGGTCATCGTCGGCAACCCGGTTCTGCACGCTCCCGCCGCTCAGGTCACCGAGTTCGACCAGGCGCTGGCGGCCCTCATCGAGGACATGTTCGCCACCATGTACGTGGCCGAGGGGGTCGGGCTGGCCGCGACCCAGATCGGCGTCGGGCTGGCGGTGTTCGTCTATGACTGCCACGACCACGAGGACGTCCAGCACAAGGGTCACCTGGTGAACCCCCGCGTCATCGCAACCGCCGGCCCCGAGGACAAGAGTGACGAGGGCTGCCTGTCGGTGCCCGGCCCGTACGCCCCGGTGGCCCGGCCCTTTCAGGTCACGGTCGCCGGGCAGGATTTGCGTGGTGAGCCGAGCGTGGTCACCGGCACCGGCTTTCTGGCCCGCTGCCTGATGCACGAGACCGAGCACCTGGCCGGCACCCTCTACATCGACCACCTGAACAGGCGCCGGCGCAACCGGCTGCTGCAAGAGATCGAGCCGTTCCCGTGGAACGGGCCGCTTCCCGAGGTGCTGCCATCCTGA
- a CDS encoding aspartate-semialdehyde dehydrogenase — translation MSSTAHHPAATAAPRGGLRVGVVGATGQVGVVVRQILAERNFPVADIRFFASARSAGTTLPWQGRDIVVEDAALADPAGLDIAIFSAGAATSKLLAPKFAAAGVTVIDNSSAWRMDPDVPLVVSEVNPQAIGQARKGIIANPNCTTMAAMPVLQPLHAEAGLVRLIASTYQAVSGSGVAGVDELDSQVQKAGSGVAAFTHDGSALDLGAPVTYERPIAFNVVPLAGSIVDDGSLETNEEQKLRDESRKILGIEDLKVSGTCVRVPVFTGHSLSINAEFAAPLSVSRAIELLSGAPGVELSEIPTPLQAAGRDPSFVGRIRQDHSVPDGRGLALFVSNDNLRKGAALNTVQIAELIYAQRSEA, via the coding sequence ATGAGCTCGACTGCCCACCACCCAGCTGCCACCGCCGCGCCGCGTGGCGGTCTGCGGGTCGGCGTCGTCGGGGCCACCGGCCAGGTAGGCGTCGTGGTGCGTCAGATCCTGGCCGAGCGGAACTTCCCGGTCGCCGATATCCGGTTCTTCGCCTCGGCCCGCTCGGCCGGCACGACGTTGCCCTGGCAGGGCCGCGACATCGTCGTCGAGGACGCTGCCCTCGCCGACCCGGCCGGGCTGGACATCGCGATCTTCTCGGCCGGCGCCGCGACCTCGAAGCTGCTGGCGCCGAAGTTCGCCGCCGCCGGCGTCACGGTGATCGACAACTCCTCGGCCTGGCGGATGGATCCCGACGTCCCGCTGGTGGTCAGCGAGGTCAACCCGCAGGCGATCGGCCAGGCCCGCAAGGGCATCATCGCCAACCCGAACTGCACCACTATGGCGGCGATGCCGGTGCTGCAGCCGCTGCACGCCGAGGCCGGCCTGGTCCGGCTGATCGCCTCGACCTACCAGGCTGTCTCGGGCAGCGGGGTGGCCGGCGTGGACGAGCTGGACTCGCAGGTGCAGAAAGCCGGCTCCGGGGTGGCGGCGTTCACCCACGACGGCTCCGCGCTCGACCTGGGCGCGCCGGTGACCTACGAGCGCCCGATCGCGTTCAACGTGGTGCCGCTGGCCGGCTCGATCGTCGACGACGGCTCGTTGGAGACCAACGAGGAGCAGAAGCTTCGTGACGAGAGCCGCAAGATCCTGGGCATCGAGGACCTGAAGGTGTCGGGCACCTGCGTGCGGGTGCCGGTCTTCACCGGGCACTCGCTGTCGATCAACGCCGAGTTCGCCGCGCCGCTCTCGGTGTCCCGGGCGATCGAGCTGCTCAGCGGCGCGCCGGGCGTCGAGCTGAGCGAGATCCCCACGCCGCTGCAGGCCGCCGGTCGGGACCCCAGTTTCGTCGGCCGGATCCGGCAGGACCACAGCGTGCCGGACGGCCGCGGGCTGGCGCTGTTCGTCTCGAATGACAACCTGCGCAAGGGCGCCGCGCTCAACACCGTGCAGATCGCGGAGCTGATCTACGCTCAGCGGTCCGAGGCCTAG
- a CDS encoding aspartate kinase produces MGLVVQKYGGSSVADAERIKRVAERIVATRREGHDVVVVVSAMGDTTDELIALAEQVTPVPSGREFDMLLTAGERISMALLAMAIHSLGYSAESFTGSQAGVLTTAVHGKARIQSITPARVQQSVAQGKVAIVAGFQGVSPDTKDITTLGRGGSDTTAVALAAALDAEVCEIYTDVDGVFTADPRIVPNARKLNTITYEEMLELAACGAKVLVLRCVEYARRYGVAIHVRSSFSNLAGTLVTGALEDLTVEQAIISGVAHDRSEAKVTVVGVPDKPGQAAALFRVLAEAELNLDMIVQNISTKGTGRTDVSFTLPKTDGTLAVQALTKVQEQVGFEELLYDDHVGKLSLIGAGMRSHPGTSAKFFAALADAGVNVEMISTSEIRISVVTRDTDLDVAVRAVHDAFELGSAEAEAVVYGGTGR; encoded by the coding sequence TTGGGACTGGTCGTGCAGAAGTACGGCGGCTCGTCCGTCGCCGACGCCGAGCGGATCAAGCGAGTCGCCGAGCGGATCGTGGCCACCCGGCGCGAGGGCCACGACGTCGTGGTCGTCGTCTCGGCGATGGGCGACACCACCGACGAGCTGATCGCGCTGGCCGAGCAGGTCACGCCGGTTCCCTCGGGCCGTGAGTTCGACATGCTGCTCACCGCCGGCGAGCGGATCTCGATGGCGCTGCTGGCCATGGCGATCCACTCGCTGGGTTACTCCGCGGAGTCCTTCACCGGCTCGCAGGCGGGGGTGCTGACGACCGCGGTGCACGGCAAGGCCCGGATCCAGAGCATCACCCCGGCCCGGGTGCAGCAGTCGGTGGCCCAGGGCAAGGTCGCGATCGTGGCCGGCTTCCAGGGCGTCTCGCCTGACACCAAGGACATCACCACCCTGGGTCGCGGCGGCTCGGACACCACCGCGGTCGCGCTGGCCGCAGCTCTGGACGCCGAGGTCTGCGAGATCTACACCGATGTGGACGGCGTGTTCACCGCCGATCCTCGAATAGTGCCCAATGCCCGCAAGCTGAATACCATCACCTACGAAGAGATGCTCGAGCTGGCCGCGTGCGGGGCGAAGGTGCTGGTCCTTCGCTGCGTTGAGTACGCCAGGCGCTACGGCGTCGCCATCCACGTCCGTTCGTCGTTCTCGAACCTGGCAGGCACGCTTGTCACCGGAGCTTTGGAGGATCTCACCGTGGAGCAAGCGATCATCTCTGGCGTCGCTCACGACCGCAGCGAGGCCAAGGTCACGGTGGTGGGCGTGCCGGACAAGCCGGGCCAGGCTGCGGCGCTGTTCAGGGTGCTGGCCGAGGCCGAGCTGAACCTGGACATGATCGTGCAGAACATCTCCACCAAGGGCACCGGCCGCACCGACGTGTCGTTCACGCTGCCCAAGACCGACGGCACGCTCGCGGTGCAGGCCTTGACCAAGGTGCAGGAGCAGGTCGGCTTCGAAGAGCTGCTCTATGACGATCATGTCGGCAAGCTGTCGCTGATCGGCGCCGGGATGCGCTCGCATCCTGGCACGTCGGCGAAGTTCTTCGCCGCGCTGGCCGACGCCGGGGTGAATGTGGAGATGATCTCGACTTCGGAGATCCGGATCTCGGTGGTCACTCGCGACACCGACCTCGACGTCGCGGTGCGCGCAGTGCACGACGCGTTCGAGCTGGGCAGCGCTGAGGCCGAAGCCGTCGTCTACGGAGGGACCGGCCGATGA